From one Streptomyces sp. N50 genomic stretch:
- the recF gene encoding DNA replication/repair protein RecF (All proteins in this family for which functions are known are DNA-binding proteins that assist the filamentation of RecA onto DNA for the initiation of recombination or recombinational repair.), protein MHVTHLSLADFRSYAGVDVPLDPGVTAFVGPNGQGKTNLVEAIGYLATLGSHRVSSDAPLVRMGAERAIIRAQVRQGERQQLVELELNPGRANRARINRSSQVRPRDVLGIVRTVLFAPEDLALVKGDPGERRRFLDELITARSPRMAGVRSDYERVLKQRNTLLKSAALARRHGGRSMDLSTLDVWDQHLARVGAELLAQRLDLIAAVQPLADKAYEQLAPGGGPVALEYKPSAPGEAHTREDLYEQLMAAIAEARKQEIERGVTLVGPHRDDLVLKLGQLPAKGYASHGESWSYALALRLASYDLLRGEGNEPVLVLDDVFAELDTRRRERLAELVASGEQVLVTAAVDDDVPHVLAGTRYSVAEGAVERV, encoded by the coding sequence ATGCACGTCACGCATCTGTCGCTGGCCGACTTCCGCTCGTACGCCGGGGTCGACGTCCCGCTCGACCCCGGCGTCACCGCGTTCGTGGGACCAAACGGGCAGGGCAAGACCAACCTCGTCGAGGCGATCGGCTACCTCGCCACCCTGGGCAGTCACCGCGTCTCCTCCGACGCCCCCCTCGTCCGCATGGGTGCCGAGCGCGCGATCATCCGGGCGCAGGTCAGACAGGGCGAACGGCAGCAGCTGGTCGAGCTGGAGCTGAACCCCGGCCGCGCCAACCGCGCCCGCATCAACCGGTCCTCGCAGGTCAGGCCCCGTGACGTGCTGGGCATCGTACGGACCGTGCTGTTCGCGCCCGAGGACCTCGCCCTGGTGAAGGGGGATCCCGGGGAGCGGCGGCGGTTCCTGGACGAGCTGATCACCGCGCGGTCGCCGCGCATGGCCGGGGTCCGCTCCGACTACGAGCGGGTGCTCAAGCAGCGCAACACCCTGCTGAAGTCGGCCGCGTTGGCGCGGCGGCACGGCGGGCGGTCGATGGACCTGTCCACGCTCGACGTGTGGGATCAGCATCTTGCGCGCGTGGGCGCCGAGTTGCTCGCCCAGCGGCTCGATCTGATCGCCGCGGTCCAGCCCCTCGCCGACAAGGCGTACGAGCAACTCGCCCCCGGGGGCGGCCCGGTGGCCCTGGAGTACAAGCCGTCGGCGCCCGGTGAGGCACACACGCGTGAAGACCTCTACGAGCAGTTGATGGCGGCGATCGCGGAGGCGCGCAAGCAGGAGATCGAGCGGGGCGTCACCCTAGTAGGACCCCATCGGGACGATTTGGTTCTCAAACTCGGTCAGTTGCCCGCCAAGGGGTACGCCTCGCACGGGGAGTCCTGGTCGTACGCGCTGGCGTTGCGGCTCGCGTCGTACGACCTGCTCCGGGGTGAGGGCAATGAGCCGGTGCTCGTCCTTGACGACGTGTTCGCCGAGCTGGACACACGGCGGCGGGAGCGGCTGGCCGAGCTGGTGGCGTCCGGTGAGCAGGTGCTGGTGACGGCCGCGGTCGACGACGACGTACCGCATGTCCTGGCGGGGACGCGGTACAGCGTGGCGGAGGGGGCGGTGGAGCGCGTATGA
- a CDS encoding DUF721 domain-containing protein, whose translation MTTDQPAAGEPAPKKAAEPSGVDLARVALRAAKEQARARGDAAQQKKQARRGGLRSGARADGRDPMALGAAINRLLNERGWETPAAVGGVMGRWPQIVGEAIALHCTPERYDEDARELMVRCDSTAWATEIRLRAPQLVARLNEDLGHGTVRLIKVNGPGGPPRRYGPLRAPGSTGPGDTYG comes from the coding sequence ATGACGACCGATCAGCCCGCGGCCGGGGAACCCGCGCCCAAGAAGGCCGCCGAGCCCTCCGGCGTCGACCTCGCGCGCGTGGCGTTGCGCGCCGCGAAGGAACAGGCACGCGCGCGTGGGGACGCGGCGCAGCAGAAGAAGCAGGCGCGGCGCGGCGGCCTGCGCTCCGGCGCGCGCGCCGATGGCCGCGACCCGATGGCCCTCGGTGCTGCGATCAACCGGCTGCTGAACGAGCGCGGCTGGGAGACGCCGGCCGCGGTGGGCGGTGTGATGGGCCGCTGGCCGCAGATCGTCGGCGAGGCAATCGCCTTGCACTGCACGCCGGAGCGCTATGACGAAGACGCCCGGGAGCTGATGGTCCGGTGCGACTCCACGGCTTGGGCCACCGAGATCAGACTGCGCGCCCCCCAGTTGGTTGCCCGCCTGAACGAGGATCTCGGGCACGGCACGGTGCGCCTGATCAAAGTCAACGGCCCCGGTGGGCCGCCCCGCCGCTACGGTCCCCTGCGCGCTCCTGGCAGCACGGGTCCCGGCGACACCTATGGGTGA